In Peptococcus niger, one genomic interval encodes:
- the rpmB gene encoding 50S ribosomal protein L28 yields MARSCDICGKGVTTGMRVSHSHIRNKRTWRPNIQTVRTVVNGTPKKLNVCTRCLRSGKVQRVTNTKQSEETNA; encoded by the coding sequence ATGGCTAGAAGTTGTGACATTTGCGGCAAAGGCGTAACCACCGGTATGCGCGTCAGCCACTCTCACATTCGCAATAAAAGAACCTGGCGTCCCAATATCCAAACGGTCCGCACTGTGGTCAACGGCACGCCCAAGAAATTGAACGTGTGCACCCGCTGCCTCCGTTCCGGTAAAGTTCAACGCGTCACAAACACCAAACAAAGCGAAGAAACCAATGCATAA